A single window of Danio rerio strain Tuebingen ecotype United States chromosome 15, GRCz12tu, whole genome shotgun sequence DNA harbors:
- the crybb1l3 gene encoding crystallin, beta B1, like 3 (The RefSeq protein has 1 substitution compared to this genomic sequence), producing the protein MSHTAVQGSMGSRFATGKSSHRIYLFEYENFQGHMMELSGECRNVCDKGLKRVGSIRVECGPWVGFEQQNMAGEMFMLERGDYPLWATWSNSYRCDHLMSVRPVRMNPQDHNICLYECMNFDGRKMEVSDEDIPSLWCHGFQDRVGSIQVNGGTWVGYQYPGYRGYQYLFEFGSYKHWNEWGANHPQIQSVRRVRDMQTHHRGCFELA; encoded by the exons ATGTCACATACTGCAGTTCAAGGAAGTATGGGAAGTCGCTTTGCCACAGGAAAGAGCTCCCACAGA ATATATCTGTTTGAGTATGAGAATTTCCAAGGGCACATGATGGAGCTGAGTGGAGAGTGTCGTAACGTCTGTGACAAGGGGCTGAAGCGCGTGGGCTCCATCAGAGTGGAGTGTGGGCC GTGGGTAGGTTTCGAGCAACAGAACATGGCCGGTGAGATGTTCATGTTGGAGAGGGGTGATTACCCACTCTGGGCCACTTGGTCCAACAGCTACCGTTGTGATCGCCTCATGTCTGTCCGGCCAGTTCGAATG AATCCACAGGACCATAATATCTGTCTGTATGAGTGCATGAACTTTGACGGTCGTAAGATGGAAGTTTCTGATGAGGACATCCCAAGTTTGTGGTGCCATGGCTTCCAGGACAGAGTTGGCAGCATTCAAGTAAATGGTGGAAC GTGGGTTGGATATCAGTACCCAGGCTACCGTGGATATCAGTACCTGTTTGAATTTGGATCCTACAAACACTGGAACGAATGGGGTGCCAATCACCCTCAGATCCAGTCTGTTCGCAGAGTGAGAGACATGCAGACGCATCACAGAGGCTGCTTCGAGCTGGCATAA